A stretch of the Coprobacillus cateniformis genome encodes the following:
- the carB gene encoding carbamoyl-phosphate synthase large subunit, which yields MPKREDINTVLVIGSGPIIIGQACEFDYSGTQACKALRGLGYKIVLVNSNPATIMTDPETADVTYIEPLNLDRLTQIIEKERPDALLPNLGGQSALNLCLELQEAGVLDKYNVKVLGVQVDAIERGEDRLEFKKEMNKLGIEMAKSEIANTVEHALEIAEDLGYPVVVRPAYTMGGAGGGLVYNVEELKTVVSRGLQASLVHQCLIEESILGWEELEVEIVRDAKGNMITVCFIENIDPLGVHTGDSFCSAPMLTISQEVQDRLKDQAFRIVESVGVIGGTNVQFAHDPVSDRIAVIEINPRTSRSSALASKATGFPIALVSAMLAAGLTLDEIECGKYGTLDKYQPDGEYVVIKFARWAFEKFKGAEDKLGTQMKAVGEVMSIGKTYKEAFQKAIRSLEIGQYGLGYAKNFNELTKEELLQKLTVPTSQRQFIMYEALRKGATVEELFELTQIKHYFIEQMKELVEEEENIKTFKGKELPVDVLKQAKQNGFSDKYLSEILDVEEAVIRNERLSNGINQAWEPVHVSGTKDNAYYYSTYNAPDHSDIHTDKKKIMILGGGPNRIGQGIEFDYCCVHASLALKKLGFETIIVNCNPETVSTDYDTSDKLYFEPLTLEDVLSIHEKEKPVGVIAQFGGQTPLNLAAQLKKNGVNILGTTPETIDMAEDRDLFNAMMEKLEIPMPESGMAVNVEEALEIAKRIGYPLMVRPSYVLGGRGMEVVYDNESLEQYMKAAVGVTPDRPILIDRFLNNAMECEADAISDGTNVFVPAVMEHIELAGIHSGDSACILPSKHIPMRHLETIKEYTKKIAKEMNVRGLMNMQYAIADDKVYVLEANPRASRTVPLVSKVCNINMVKIATDIVTSELTGRVSPVPTLTEKKIPHIGVKQAVFPFNMFPEVDPILGPEMRSTGEVLGIASSYGAAMYKAEEGAKTILPTEGKVLFSVNDLDKPQVVALAQGYYDAGFTIVATGNTYELIKQSGIPVEKIKKIHEGRPNINDALTNGDLAIIINTPHGKQSAHDDSYIRKSAIKMRIPYMTNIAAAKASLEGIMEMKIHGSHEVKSLQEYHKAIK from the coding sequence ATGCCAAAAAGAGAAGATATTAATACTGTATTAGTTATTGGTTCTGGACCAATTATTATTGGTCAAGCGTGCGAATTTGATTATTCAGGGACACAAGCATGTAAAGCATTAAGAGGTTTGGGATATAAGATTGTATTAGTCAATTCAAACCCAGCAACCATCATGACAGATCCAGAAACTGCTGATGTGACTTATATTGAACCATTAAATTTAGACAGATTAACACAAATCATTGAAAAAGAAAGACCAGATGCATTGTTACCAAACTTAGGTGGACAATCAGCATTAAACTTATGTTTAGAATTACAAGAAGCTGGTGTTTTAGATAAATATAACGTGAAAGTATTAGGTGTTCAAGTTGATGCAATTGAAAGAGGAGAAGACCGCCTTGAATTCAAAAAAGAAATGAATAAACTTGGCATCGAAATGGCTAAGAGTGAGATTGCGAATACAGTTGAACATGCATTAGAAATTGCTGAAGATTTAGGGTATCCAGTCGTTGTTAGACCTGCTTACACTATGGGTGGAGCTGGAGGAGGACTTGTCTATAACGTAGAAGAGTTAAAAACAGTTGTTTCTCGTGGTTTACAAGCAAGTTTAGTTCATCAGTGTTTAATTGAAGAATCTATCTTAGGATGGGAAGAATTAGAAGTTGAAATTGTCAGAGATGCAAAAGGAAACATGATTACAGTTTGCTTTATTGAAAATATTGATCCATTAGGGGTTCATACTGGAGATTCTTTCTGTAGTGCTCCAATGTTAACAATATCTCAAGAAGTTCAAGATCGTTTAAAAGATCAAGCATTTAGAATTGTTGAATCTGTAGGTGTTATTGGTGGAACAAATGTACAATTTGCTCATGATCCAGTCTCTGATAGAATTGCTGTTATTGAAATCAATCCAAGAACTTCACGTTCTTCAGCATTAGCATCTAAAGCAACTGGTTTCCCAATCGCCCTTGTTTCTGCTATGTTAGCAGCAGGATTAACATTAGATGAGATTGAATGTGGAAAATATGGAACTTTAGATAAATATCAACCAGATGGTGAATATGTTGTTATTAAATTTGCAAGATGGGCATTTGAAAAATTCAAAGGTGCGGAAGATAAACTTGGAACTCAAATGAAGGCTGTTGGAGAAGTTATGAGTATTGGTAAGACTTATAAAGAAGCTTTCCAAAAAGCAATTCGTTCACTTGAAATTGGTCAATATGGATTAGGATATGCGAAAAACTTCAATGAATTAACAAAAGAAGAATTACTACAAAAGTTAACTGTACCAACAAGTCAAAGACAATTCATTATGTATGAGGCTTTAAGAAAAGGGGCAACAGTAGAAGAATTATTTGAATTAACTCAAATTAAACATTATTTCATTGAACAAATGAAAGAATTAGTTGAAGAAGAAGAAAATATAAAAACATTCAAAGGAAAAGAATTACCTGTAGATGTTTTAAAACAAGCAAAACAAAACGGTTTCTCTGATAAATATTTAAGTGAAATCTTAGATGTAGAAGAAGCAGTGATTAGAAATGAAAGATTATCTAATGGAATTAATCAAGCGTGGGAACCAGTTCATGTGAGTGGTACAAAAGATAATGCTTATTACTATTCTACATATAATGCTCCAGATCATAGTGATATTCATACTGATAAAAAGAAAATTATGATTTTAGGCGGAGGACCTAACAGAATTGGTCAAGGTATTGAATTTGACTATTGTTGTGTTCATGCTTCTTTAGCACTAAAAAAACTAGGATTTGAAACAATTATTGTCAATTGTAACCCTGAAACTGTATCTACTGATTATGATACTTCTGATAAGTTATACTTTGAACCATTAACATTAGAAGATGTCTTAAGCATTCATGAAAAAGAAAAACCAGTTGGTGTTATAGCCCAATTTGGTGGACAAACACCATTAAACTTAGCTGCTCAATTAAAGAAAAATGGTGTAAATATCCTAGGAACAACACCAGAAACAATTGATATGGCTGAAGATAGAGATTTATTCAATGCAATGATGGAAAAATTAGAAATTCCAATGCCTGAATCAGGAATGGCAGTCAATGTAGAAGAAGCATTAGAAATTGCAAAACGTATTGGTTATCCATTAATGGTAAGACCTTCTTATGTATTAGGTGGTCGTGGTATGGAAGTTGTTTATGATAATGAATCATTAGAACAATATATGAAAGCGGCTGTTGGCGTAACTCCAGATAGACCAATCTTAATTGATAGATTTTTAAATAATGCTATGGAATGTGAAGCAGATGCTATTAGTGATGGTACAAATGTATTTGTTCCTGCAGTTATGGAACATATTGAATTAGCTGGTATTCATTCAGGAGACTCAGCATGTATCCTACCTTCTAAACATATTCCAATGAGACATTTAGAAACAATTAAAGAATATACAAAGAAAATTGCTAAAGAAATGAATGTTCGTGGTTTAATGAACATGCAATATGCAATTGCTGATGATAAGGTCTATGTATTAGAAGCCAATCCAAGAGCTTCAAGAACAGTGCCTTTGGTATCTAAAGTATGTAATATTAACATGGTTAAAATTGCTACTGATATTGTGACAAGCGAATTAACTGGAAGAGTTTCTCCAGTTCCTACATTAACTGAAAAGAAAATTCCACATATTGGGGTTAAACAAGCTGTTTTCCCATTCAATATGTTCCCAGAAGTTGATCCAATTTTAGGGCCTGAAATGAGATCAACAGGAGAAGTTTTAGGAATTGCCAGTTCATACGGTGCAGCAATGTACAAAGCTGAAGAAGGTGCAAAAACAATTCTTCCAACTGAAGGAAAAGTTTTATTCAGTGTTAATGATTTAGATAAACCACAAGTTGTAGCTTTGGCTCAAGGATATTATGATGCTGGATTTACAATTGTCGCAACTGGAAATACATATGAATTGATTAAACAAAGTGGAATTCCTGTAGAAAAGATTAAGAAGATTCATGAAGGTAGACCAAATATTAATGATGCTTTAACAAATGGTGATTTAGCAATTATTATTAATACACCTCATGGTAAACAAAGTGCTCATGATGATAGTTATATTCGTAAATCAGCTATTAAAATGAGAATTCCATATATGACAAATATTGCTGCTGCAAAAGCTTCATTAGAAGGTATTATGGAAATGAAGATTCATGGTAGTCATGAAGTTAAATCTTTACAAGAATATCATAAAGCCATTAAATAA
- a CDS encoding MerR family transcriptional regulator: MSQYYQTYYTTGEFAKLCHTTKETLFHYDQLGLLKPDLVKENGYRYYLSKQYFEYDFIKVLQEAKMSLKEIQLFMKERNSQNFVNILSEKNQELENEKKKIQRMQYRIQQAIHMTEYGMKTKHMEPFFEECKEEHLLTISLPGRQMTDKEMMTYISEHLEYCHQNHLTEELPIGSIVYKNQYLKGSYNENCYYVRIEKKRKDDNYWLKPKGLYGTILHEGFYDTIHESVCKLLDFIEKEGYQVIGDMYEYEIHNHFTSQDIYKYLIQISIPVEKR; the protein is encoded by the coding sequence ATGTCTCAATATTATCAAACATACTATACAACTGGTGAATTTGCAAAACTATGTCATACAACCAAAGAAACACTTTTTCATTATGATCAGTTAGGATTGCTTAAACCAGATCTTGTTAAAGAAAATGGCTATCGTTATTATTTATCTAAACAATATTTTGAATATGATTTTATCAAAGTTCTTCAAGAAGCAAAGATGTCATTAAAAGAGATTCAACTTTTTATGAAAGAAAGAAACAGTCAGAATTTTGTGAATATTTTAAGTGAAAAAAATCAGGAATTAGAAAACGAAAAAAAGAAGATTCAAAGAATGCAATACCGTATTCAACAAGCTATTCATATGACTGAATATGGAATGAAGACAAAACACATGGAACCTTTTTTTGAAGAGTGTAAAGAAGAACATCTGTTGACTATATCTTTACCTGGTCGACAAATGACTGATAAAGAAATGATGACTTATATTAGTGAACACTTGGAGTATTGTCATCAGAATCATTTGACAGAGGAATTGCCAATTGGAAGTATTGTTTATAAAAATCAATATTTAAAGGGAAGTTATAATGAAAATTGTTATTATGTTAGAATAGAAAAGAAACGTAAAGATGATAATTATTGGTTGAAACCTAAAGGTTTATATGGCACAATTCTTCATGAAGGATTCTATGATACTATACATGAATCTGTTTGTAAATTATTGGATTTTATTGAGAAAGAGGGTTATCAAGTGATTGGTGATATGTATGAATATGAGATTCATAATCATTTTACATCCCAAGATATTTATAAGTATCTTATACAGATATCAATACCAGTTGAGAAAAGATAG
- a CDS encoding Cof-type HAD-IIB family hydrolase: MKYKLIALDLDGTLKNSKNKITPKTKKALIQAQELGMKIVLASGRPTPGLRHEAKELELEKYEGYILSFNGARVVDVKTGETVYEQTLTLEEAKRAYERSKEYQLSCMTYKDNMIMTEDIDDKYVCIEGQINDIEKKKVSSFIDCLEEPIHKVLLTGDPDYVGNIEAEFKAPFGDTLSIYRSAPFFIEVMAQGIDKAASLDRLVKTLGIRQEEVIAFGDGYNDLSMIEYAGLGVAMDNAVDGVKERADMITKSHDDDGIAYTLSQVIEGIDV, translated from the coding sequence ATGAAATATAAATTAATAGCATTAGATCTAGATGGTACATTAAAAAATTCAAAGAATAAAATTACGCCAAAGACAAAAAAAGCATTAATACAAGCACAAGAATTAGGCATGAAAATTGTGCTGGCATCAGGTCGACCAACACCAGGATTGCGTCATGAGGCGAAAGAGTTAGAATTAGAAAAGTATGAAGGGTATATTTTATCTTTTAATGGGGCTAGAGTTGTTGATGTAAAAACAGGAGAAACAGTTTATGAACAGACACTTACTCTTGAAGAGGCTAAGAGAGCTTATGAACGCTCAAAAGAATATCAGTTATCTTGTATGACATATAAAGATAATATGATTATGACTGAAGATATTGATGATAAATATGTATGCATTGAAGGACAAATTAATGATATTGAAAAAAAGAAAGTCAGTTCATTTATTGATTGTTTAGAAGAGCCAATACATAAAGTTTTATTAACTGGTGATCCAGATTATGTGGGTAATATTGAAGCAGAATTTAAAGCACCATTTGGGGATACATTGAGTATTTATAGAAGTGCTCCATTCTTTATTGAAGTGATGGCGCAGGGAATCGATAAAGCAGCTTCATTAGACAGATTAGTTAAGACATTGGGAATTCGTCAGGAAGAAGTCATTGCGTTTGGTGATGGATATAATGATTTGAGTATGATAGAGTATGCTGGATTAGGTGTGGCTATGGATAATGCTGTTGATGGTGTCAAAGAAAGAGCGGATATGATTACAAAATCTCATGATGATGACGGTATTGCCTACACACTTTCACAAGTTATAGAAGGGATTGATGTATAA
- a CDS encoding DUF4250 domain-containing protein: MLPNDPAMLLSYINMKLRDQYDSLERLCDDLDISKSEIVEKLKTIDYIYDNEKNQFK, encoded by the coding sequence ATGTTACCAAATGATCCAGCGATGTTGTTAAGTTATATTAATATGAAACTAAGAGATCAATATGATTCATTGGAACGACTATGTGATGATTTAGATATTTCTAAGTCAGAAATTGTAGAAAAACTAAAAACAATAGATTATATTTATGATAATGAAAAAAATCAATTCAAATAA
- the ilvA gene encoding threonine ammonia-lyase: MLKLEQFQEAKKRVDEVIIPTPLIYSDAFSKECKNEVYIKPENLQRTGAFKIRGAYNKIVKMDDSAKQHGLIASSAGNHAQGVAYAANKLGVKATIVMPKHTPLIKVEATQSHGAEVVLAGEVYDDSYKAACDLQKEYDYTFVHPFNDEDVIEGQGTIALEILEELPDTDIILVPVGGGGLISGIACAAKQIKPTIKIVGVEPEGAASALAAINEDQVVALKEAVTIADGTAVKQIGELTFDYIKEYVDGIITVSDYELMDAFLLLVEKHKLVAENSGILSLAGLKKLNEKNKKVVSLISGGNIDVMTISSMINKGLIARGRIFTFSVQLPDKPGQLEYVAHVLSQCNANVIGVDHNQFKNFARFSEVELRVTCETNGESHIQKIIDTFSEEGYIITKIN, encoded by the coding sequence ATGTTAAAATTAGAACAGTTTCAAGAAGCAAAAAAGAGAGTCGATGAAGTTATTATTCCAACTCCCTTAATATATAGTGATGCCTTTTCAAAAGAATGTAAGAATGAAGTTTATATAAAACCAGAAAATCTTCAAAGAACAGGGGCTTTTAAGATTAGAGGTGCTTATAATAAAATAGTCAAAATGGATGATTCAGCAAAACAACATGGATTAATTGCTTCTTCAGCTGGAAATCATGCTCAAGGTGTTGCATATGCTGCTAATAAGCTTGGTGTTAAAGCAACAATTGTTATGCCTAAACATACACCACTTATTAAAGTTGAAGCGACACAGTCACATGGAGCAGAAGTGGTTTTAGCTGGTGAAGTTTATGATGATTCATATAAGGCAGCATGTGATTTACAAAAAGAATATGATTATACTTTTGTTCATCCTTTTAATGATGAGGATGTTATTGAAGGGCAGGGAACAATTGCTTTAGAAATCTTAGAGGAATTACCAGATACAGATATCATCCTTGTTCCAGTTGGTGGCGGTGGTTTAATTTCTGGAATTGCCTGTGCAGCCAAACAAATTAAGCCAACGATTAAAATTGTTGGTGTGGAACCAGAAGGAGCCGCAAGTGCTTTAGCTGCTATTAATGAAGATCAAGTAGTTGCTTTAAAAGAAGCTGTGACAATTGCTGATGGAACTGCAGTTAAACAAATTGGTGAATTAACTTTTGATTACATTAAAGAATATGTAGATGGAATTATTACTGTTTCTGATTATGAATTGATGGATGCTTTCTTGCTGTTGGTTGAAAAACATAAATTAGTCGCTGAAAATTCAGGTATTTTATCATTAGCAGGTTTAAAAAAACTCAATGAAAAAAATAAAAAAGTTGTATCATTAATTAGTGGTGGAAATATTGATGTGATGACTATCTCATCAATGATTAATAAGGGCCTTATTGCGAGAGGAAGAATTTTTACATTCTCTGTTCAATTACCAGATAAACCAGGACAGTTAGAATATGTTGCACATGTTTTATCACAATGTAATGCAAATGTTATTGGCGTTGACCATAACCAGTTTAAAAACTTTGCCCGTTTTAGTGAAGTTGAACTTCGTGTGACTTGTGAGACAAATGGTGAATCACATATTCAAAAGATTATTGATACATTTAGTGAAGAAGGATATATTATTACAAAGATTAACTAG
- a CDS encoding YaiI/YqxD family protein: MRLLIDGDACPNKEEVKNLAQKYGIEMIVFADYAHLLEDDYYHVVHCEVGRDSVDMQIINQARPYDLVVTQDYGLASLLLGKQVKVIHVSGMIINIDNIDQLLMSRYISAKQRRAQKHLKGPSKRTLEIKNKFLNTLENLLENKDII; encoded by the coding sequence ATGAGACTTTTAATTGATGGAGATGCTTGTCCTAATAAGGAAGAAGTGAAAAATTTAGCACAAAAATATGGTATAGAGATGATTGTTTTTGCGGATTATGCTCATCTATTAGAAGATGATTATTATCATGTTGTTCATTGCGAAGTTGGACGTGATAGTGTAGATATGCAGATTATTAATCAGGCTCGACCATATGATTTGGTTGTTACTCAGGATTATGGATTAGCGAGTTTATTATTAGGAAAACAAGTGAAGGTTATACATGTTTCTGGAATGATAATAAATATTGATAATATTGATCAGTTGTTAATGTCACGATATATTTCAGCAAAGCAAAGGCGTGCTCAAAAACATCTTAAGGGACCCTCTAAGAGAACTTTGGAGATCAAAAATAAATTTTTAAATACACTAGAGAATTTGCTTGAAAATAAGGATATTATTTAA
- a CDS encoding GGDEF domain-containing protein — protein MKKLVTILTLFIMIITCIVPLSAKTKVKVAYPIQDGLTEISENGVFSGYTYDYLKELERFTDFEFEFVTLEGDVNDQLVAALEKVKNGELDLMGAIIYDESLASIYDYTSTNYGMGNMALYVSANNANINETNIYSMKNLKVGVLSSSNKKNPSLDKFGETNGIVIEQVCYDSFEKMNQALEKGDVDSISVSEQSALKGNYRVVATYSPRPFYLATTKGNSHLISELNDAMTKLNKEQPTLMSELHDEYFSLRNNEFSLTDSEKAFIQENPVIEVAFLGGKAPFQSMNGQGDISGITVDVLDSIGKLAGIQFKYVYTESYDEYRKWVSEGDYMLLGGIASPYHSQEEKYTLSRSFLESSVELVLVKNIEATDIYNHTIALPKGISVTNDYEGKVKYFDNPLACLDAVESGKADYTYLNSHTAMFYNTSSKYDNINMIPQEKNYSQKTSIAIRNDVSSQLTNIINKGIDSVTALQIQDIVFKNATYVKEDLSLIDYIQENPVEFILFGLVLLGLYLSLRYYTKLKNDKKIRREYERFQQISELSGDCFLEYNIAKDCLTLSGGGAFLLSSVLIYPDYLKNCYRESERIRSVLNTLQTFNEECYIEFLDGEKRWQNVLLQPIYDNQNQATHIIGKVTDIQAQKEEQLLWRELAQRDSLTKIYNSAACRDLINKFLEEEKNYKGRLAFIILDIDHFKSINDQYGHYFGDRVLQELAMTLSRVTKSTDILGRVGGDEFIIGLKYPESIEYVEVYCQRLLEVVSHHICKDKEIDVTVSLGVAFSRKANTFDDLYQFADQALYQVKKTGRNHYQLYNTLEKDEN, from the coding sequence ATGAAGAAATTAGTTACAATTTTAACTTTATTCATTATGATAATAACATGTATTGTTCCGCTCTCTGCAAAAACAAAAGTAAAGGTAGCATATCCTATTCAAGATGGTCTAACTGAAATTTCAGAGAATGGGGTGTTTTCTGGATATACATATGATTATTTAAAAGAACTTGAACGTTTTACAGATTTTGAATTTGAATTTGTAACTTTAGAAGGAGATGTAAATGATCAACTTGTAGCTGCACTAGAAAAGGTTAAAAATGGTGAATTAGATCTTATGGGGGCCATAATATATGATGAGAGTTTAGCATCTATATATGATTATACTTCAACCAACTATGGTATGGGAAATATGGCATTATATGTATCAGCCAATAATGCCAATATTAATGAGACAAATATTTATTCTATGAAAAATCTAAAAGTGGGTGTTTTATCATCATCAAATAAAAAGAATCCTAGTTTAGATAAGTTTGGAGAAACAAATGGAATTGTTATTGAACAAGTTTGTTATGATTCATTTGAAAAGATGAATCAAGCTTTAGAAAAGGGCGATGTTGATAGTATTTCAGTTTCGGAACAATCTGCATTAAAAGGAAACTATAGGGTTGTTGCAACCTATTCTCCAAGACCATTTTATTTAGCCACAACAAAAGGGAATTCTCATCTTATTTCTGAACTTAATGATGCTATGACGAAACTTAATAAAGAACAACCAACTTTAATGAGTGAGTTACATGATGAATATTTTTCTTTAAGAAATAACGAGTTTAGTTTAACTGATAGTGAGAAAGCATTTATTCAAGAGAATCCAGTTATTGAAGTTGCGTTCTTAGGTGGAAAGGCACCATTCCAATCGATGAATGGTCAAGGAGATATCTCAGGTATTACAGTAGATGTACTTGATAGTATTGGTAAGTTAGCTGGCATACAATTTAAGTATGTATATACGGAATCATATGATGAATATCGGAAATGGGTATCTGAAGGGGATTATATGTTATTAGGGGGGATTGCATCTCCTTATCATTCACAAGAAGAAAAATATACATTATCACGTTCTTTTTTAGAGTCAAGCGTTGAGCTTGTCTTAGTTAAAAACATAGAAGCTACAGATATATATAATCACACAATTGCTTTGCCGAAGGGTATTAGCGTTACGAATGACTATGAAGGAAAAGTGAAGTATTTTGATAATCCACTTGCATGTTTGGATGCGGTTGAAAGTGGAAAAGCGGATTATACTTACTTAAATAGTCACACAGCCATGTTTTACAATACATCATCAAAATATGATAATATTAATATGATTCCACAGGAAAAGAATTATAGTCAAAAAACAAGTATAGCAATTAGAAATGACGTTTCATCGCAATTGACCAATATTATTAACAAGGGAATAGATAGTGTAACAGCATTACAAATACAAGATATTGTATTTAAAAATGCTACATACGTAAAAGAAGACTTATCATTAATTGATTATATTCAGGAAAATCCAGTAGAGTTTATACTCTTTGGATTGGTGCTTCTTGGACTCTATCTATCTTTGCGTTATTATACAAAGCTAAAAAATGATAAGAAAATTCGTAGAGAATATGAAAGATTTCAACAAATAAGTGAACTGTCAGGTGATTGTTTTTTAGAATATAATATTGCTAAGGATTGCTTGACCTTAAGTGGAGGTGGTGCATTCTTATTGAGTTCTGTTTTAATATATCCGGATTATCTAAAAAATTGTTATCGAGAAAGTGAAAGAATTCGTTCAGTATTAAATACTTTACAAACATTTAATGAAGAATGTTATATAGAATTTTTAGATGGTGAAAAACGTTGGCAGAATGTATTGTTGCAGCCAATTTATGATAATCAAAATCAAGCTACTCATATCATAGGGAAAGTAACAGATATACAAGCTCAAAAAGAAGAACAATTATTATGGCGTGAGCTTGCTCAAAGAGATAGTTTGACAAAAATCTATAATTCTGCAGCATGTCGAGATCTCATTAATAAATTTTTAGAAGAAGAAAAGAATTATAAAGGTAGGCTTGCTTTTATTATTTTAGATATTGATCATTTTAAATCTATTAATGATCAGTATGGTCATTATTTTGGTGATCGTGTTCTTCAGGAATTAGCAATGACTCTATCACGAGTAACGAAATCTACAGATATTCTTGGCCGTGTTGGTGGTGATGAGTTCATTATAGGTTTAAAATATCCTGAAAGTATAGAGTATGTAGAGGTTTATTGTCAACGATTGTTAGAGGTAGTATCTCATCATATATGTAAGGATAAAGAAATAGATGTAACAGTAAGTTTAGGAGTTGCTTTTTCAAGAAAAGCCAATACTTTTGATGATTTGTATCAGTTTGCTGATCAAGCTTTATATCAAGTGAAGAAGACAGGTAGAAATCATTATCAATTATATAACACATTAGAAAAGGACGAAAATTAA
- a CDS encoding MATE family efflux transporter, which translates to MNRKNIFATFIKYTSLSMLSMIGLSCYILADTLFIANGVGPLGLTALNLDLPIYNIIFGLGTMLGVGAATRFSILKSQDKHHEANQYFSQSLIVGLIISIPFMIIGIFFPATIVQLLGGNSEVLPIAVDYLRTFIIFTPFFILNQIMVTFVRNDHNPKLASIAMLMGTLFNIIFDYILVFPCQLGMFGAALATGFSPVVSLLICMFHFAKKRNNFTFVKTKLYYEHLYHFITIGIPSFVTELSGGVIIFIFNIVILNIGGNIAVASYGIVCNLALVVTSFYTGIAQGIQPLLSQCYGHHQNELIHTITRYAIVMSLIVSGIVYILIFMFPENIISLFNSENNIVMTEIAKNGLLYYFTGFFCVGINMIAVSYFASVEKVKPSFLISILRGGLLIIPIVLVTSQFFSLTGVWLAFPLTELIVLFIAFLLHNKYHLIQTL; encoded by the coding sequence ATGAACAGAAAAAATATATTTGCAACCTTTATTAAGTACACAAGCTTAAGTATGCTTAGTATGATAGGCTTATCTTGTTATATACTAGCAGATACTTTATTTATAGCTAATGGTGTTGGTCCTTTAGGATTAACTGCATTGAATTTAGATTTACCTATCTATAATATTATATTCGGTTTAGGTACAATGTTAGGTGTGGGAGCAGCAACACGTTTTTCTATTTTAAAGAGTCAAGATAAACATCATGAAGCGAATCAATATTTTAGTCAATCTCTAATTGTTGGTCTCATTATTTCTATTCCTTTTATGATTATTGGAATCTTCTTTCCAGCAACTATAGTTCAATTATTAGGTGGAAATAGTGAAGTTCTGCCTATTGCGGTTGATTATTTGCGTACATTTATTATTTTTACACCTTTTTTTATACTCAATCAAATTATGGTAACATTTGTTAGAAATGATCATAATCCTAAACTTGCCAGTATTGCTATGTTAATGGGAACATTATTCAATATTATTTTTGATTATATTTTAGTATTTCCTTGTCAATTAGGTATGTTTGGTGCTGCTTTAGCAACTGGATTTTCACCTGTTGTTTCTTTATTGATTTGTATGTTCCATTTTGCTAAAAAGAGAAATAACTTTACTTTTGTAAAAACAAAACTCTATTATGAACATCTTTATCATTTTATAACTATTGGGATTCCATCATTTGTAACGGAATTATCAGGTGGCGTTATTATTTTTATTTTCAATATTGTTATTCTTAATATTGGTGGAAATATTGCAGTTGCAAGTTATGGAATTGTATGTAATCTTGCTTTGGTTGTAACATCTTTTTATACAGGTATAGCCCAAGGGATTCAGCCACTGCTAAGTCAATGTTATGGTCATCATCAAAATGAATTAATTCATACAATTACTCGTTACGCTATTGTTATGAGTTTAATTGTTTCTGGAATTGTCTATATTCTTATCTTTATGTTCCCAGAAAATATTATTTCTTTATTTAATAGTGAAAACAATATTGTCATGACAGAAATTGCTAAAAATGGCTTATTGTATTATTTTACTGGTTTCTTCTGTGTTGGTATTAATATGATTGCAGTTTCCTATTTTGCATCTGTTGAAAAAGTCAAACCATCTTTTTTAATATCTATTTTAAGAGGAGGGTTGTTAATTATACCTATTGTTTTAGTCACATCTCAGTTCTTCTCATTAACTGGTGTTTGGTTGGCTTTTCCTCTTACCGAACTCATTGTTTTATTTATTGCATTTCTACTGCATAACAAATATCATCTTATTCAAACACTATGA